Proteins from a genomic interval of Zingiber officinale cultivar Zhangliang chromosome 1B, Zo_v1.1, whole genome shotgun sequence:
- the LOC122035205 gene encoding uncharacterized protein LOC122035205, whose amino-acid sequence MLWAIRTTPKDGTGATPFHLVYGGQAVIPVEVEVESNRIYHYNEDNAERRCLELDLVDEACTKAVVWLMAYRQRMKQSYNRRMIPRSFKVGDLVWKKVKQSAMSPS is encoded by the coding sequence ATGCTATGGGCGATCCGCACGACTCCCAAAGATGGGACCGGAGCAACGCCCTTCCACCTGGTATATGGTGGCCAAGCGGTCATCCCTGTTGAAGTCGAGGTTGAATCCAACCGGATATATCACTACAACgaagacaacgccgagcggaggtgtctggAGCTAGACTTGGTAGATGAAGCGTGCACTAAAGCGGTCGtctggctgatggcataccgacaGAGGATGAAGCAGAGCTACAATAGGAGGATGATTCCAAGATCGTTCAAAGTAGGTGATCTGGTATGGAAGAAGGTAAAGCAGTCGGCGATGTCACCAAGCTAG